A region from the Mya arenaria isolate MELC-2E11 chromosome 2, ASM2691426v1 genome encodes:
- the LOC128204182 gene encoding uncharacterized protein LOC128204182 isoform X1 has product MAAGKSRIDHEEMRVRVEQAHREVLPAVELEKKEIKLRIPLPVPAGPTPQPPVRPAVPEIIMTTVENGKPAELKDTTDDDADRIVGIIVSPHGGVELTSDPFQASTSPGLGLDTQTSDVTKTSTEPTPSSPKLGSRLTVEQSHSIIEKTEDLIEFFEDKKITKELVKRSSTKKHRTPSPSPIRQSIGLDHLDNLVKLMEQLSNLRDENSKLKNRCDYLESTKTLLVAKSNLDNEDDDDDNAFEQMPYESNSLPRTKKSKSRPVKSVGSEGSEPRILRPRLPSAEDAKFIDISYGDSSSERAPKRNRKLYKRSFSTGSLEVPSDILEQSEDDIGTQRLSDPFEEKRSSKLAKSPDGKRKSKFSKWAKVKKVLNKQQLSENISSGIKSIKGFGKGAYLRYGPMAGRELTVPTHSAAESRSVDSGVGSGMDGEMDVRRSTSSNEPPSPTRFTERHIDVPTPQLDDIENEGIWLGPPEWIEKEREKEKELLKKSTLSESPKSEPGDIGSPLSGSTYEEEHEHTLQLPMVRRQSSPLLLESGDDEEMEELKRSSSCKEQETAKEQDESFHKSDKGEKKHRTPWGKMKNIIHTRKDSEKKKHRKGGRESDSFGFEEVSETDLEVYEDLKYVHEVLLEGPVSRSTPKMSPVVFREKHRDKSPSSSPPGSQRGRQRPKESAKYVPVTASGSIDVSALLGGVSDEFTRKLQAWEELKGKRSSTLFKDPSPELSESVSYESAGGVSPEFLKKLEEWERLKAIRETGVVEKKRDSQIEQEHETESSSDEAEEVTTPPGTARPSINVQEMQRKLTDSFSRKMEEWERQKYRRTTSTPSDVKDIQPHKPSFKERPKSKKTKEEKEREKLEKLREREILRVEREEQKLEKERIRIEKERMKALEREAKIEKMKGRLSQPDMEAKLKNPVLGPLTEYKVTADFARKLHEWEVMKGKDISTAMYLEAQKRSLQFTQEYQNAYQILNNTPEVAHDRPITTDTDDGQMRKTSSESEDMFLMDEPDGGLPRDRRKPPPLTLIPCGESPEHSPGAPVSDDSSMDDRSTETMESMTQHNIISLEKANKQLLEELRRREIEYNSLQDEVRILNDQLINFRNEHVLELDISTNQEDIMTKTQNMSEIFSPISLDMYKKQLVDTHGVGDLSFDTRHMTQTLEHLEDKIGEIKKFGEQLAMSMEGAAVGKFQTVEGEESINTRLVDLLDKMRLLLGQATLTGGNTLEEVSKKSSALHHFEKLYSQAMQLQMQMNNLRLSQLERNKEIMNMKRHLLLQEANNLLLQADVTRREAELLYYKEYSQKRVPIKRWNTYSGNEDRARAGFPMQDQKHSIFQRVQRLRSVRPTIPSTTDSDSDVPTKTPPRRESPRIRKRESPKTRKKDSPKTRKRDSPSLKRRESPQLRKKDSLIAQQPIPESRMPERSVERSEEHITTLSNVLSTKKHKREQKVLTVTLPTAKVVLPKYSPLEVITVKKSLVKKTSIPTVKEKETLDTSSDSSEKKVQTSKGTEPKFPELLIPAWKKQSQGGKQLQRVPHIDSDEAFESDGEVFIPERQVLQETEIVPDKSRPDERMARLLVDRSLDSSETSEDTLKFTTPEPSPAIKLEPPMFPVDVQVLHRPPQDPIETASDPGQSRPHSMIKVSIETHGTPLLLRKPPTGYQLRGRGQISRHHVSAIPTKQIKPAQELLDESQRYRSGHSIYLTRILKRYPMKIECRSRIMDETKRVSEKENISSGYVKAMVKQLSREGTPDSRGSPKVTPRGLPTSGTESPKSEFVSHIVRKLSTPSEASVERSVLLKDLTNGGQVQKLKQAYAVNLEGLHERRYSETLVVHKKGSPDSQPYESSSSTSSTLTFPHLGSKTDTPDKGNGSGSSTRVTYSSMPMLSLEGEDHGRERSATTSSSSTRGKSHSPMGSPSTRHRVHVAVSLSPGKSRRIIHPTLSPARMRRLIDPSSPGRRRRVQEPSPIEILTEEPGETMFAQQLKPQQLSPPLSPSIIDVRRRSPKLKRKEKATQGTIEVLCRQSMTFDLGVSMHAQEEIAAAAQGDEGRSHTLPIRHSTSSTTSASSQSELEGASAGMSGDKKKSRHKKIMDSSFIQKSKKFFKVSKQGRCPSFECCGSDREMKTIHRQT; this is encoded by the exons ATGGCAGCAGGCAAGTCTCGGATTGACCATGAAGAAATGCGAGTCCGGGTCGAGCAGGCGCACAGGGAAGTACTTCCTGCTGTGGAGCTGGAGAAGAAGGAGATCAAACTGAGGATCCCACTTCCTGTCCCTGCGGGGCCGACTCCACAGCCCCCTGTGCGCCCAGCAGTCCCGGAGATCATCATGACAACAGTTGAGAATGGGAAACCTGCAGAGCTGAAAGACACAACAGACGATGACGCTGATAGAATTGTGGGGATAATCGTCAGTCCACATGGAGGGGTGGAGCTTACAAGCGATCCTTTCCAGGCTTCCACCTCCCCAGGATTAGGACTTGACACACAAACATCGGACGTGACAAAAACATCCACAGAACCTACACCATCTTCTCCAAAACTTGGCAGCCGCTTGACAGTCGAACAATCGCATTCCATCATCGAAAAGACTGAAGATCTTATTGAATTCTTTGAAGATAAAAAGATAACTAAAGAATTGGTTAAAAGGTCTTCCACAAAGAAACATAGAACTCCAAGTCCAAGTCCTATTAGACAGAGTATAGGATTGGATCATTTAGATAATCTTGTGAAACTTATGGAACAGTTAAGTAATCTAAGGGATGAAAATTCCAAACTAAAAAATCGCTGTGATTATTTAGAAAGCACAAAAACTCTTCTTGTGGCTAAAAGTAATTTAGataatgaagatgatgatgatgacaatgcgTTTGAACAAATGCCATATGAATCTAATTCTTTACCTCGaacaaaaaaatccaaatcTCGTCCTGTCAAGTCTGTAGGTTCTGAAGGAAGTGAACCACGAATATTGCGACCAAGGCTGCCAAGTGCAGAAGATGCCAAGTTTATAGACATAAGCTATGGAGATTCAAGTTCTGAACGTGCCCCTAAACGTAACAGGAAACTTTACAAGCGAAGTTTTTCGACTGGGTCTCTGGAAGTTCCGTCAGACATTTTAGAGCAGTCAGAAGATGACATTGGAACTCAGAGACTTTCTGATCCATTTGAAGAAAAACGTTCTTCAAAATTAGCTAAGTCACCTGATGGGAAAAGAAAATCCAAATTTTCAAAGTGGGCCAAAGTTaagaaagttttaaacaaacaacagttATCAGAGAATATAAGTTCAGGAATAAAATCTATAAAGGGATTTGGTAAAGGAGCCTATCTACGATATGGTCCAATGGCAGGCAGAGAGCTTACTGTTCCAACTCACTCTGCTGCAGAGAGTCGGTCTGTAGACAGCGGCGTAGGTAGCGGTATGGATGGGGAAATGGACGTTAGACGATCAACGTCCTCTAATGAGCCTCCCAGCCCAACAAGATTCACAGAGCGCCACATTGATGTTCCAACTCCCCAGCTagatgatattgaaaatgaaggAATTTGGTTAGGTCCACCAGAATGGATTGAAAAGGAAcgtgaaaaagaaaaagaattgCTGAAGAAATCGACTCTTAGTGAATCACCAAAAAGTGAACCAGGTGATATAGGTTCACCTTTGTCTGGAAGTACATATGAGGAAGAACATGAACATACATTACAGTTACCAATGGTTCGAAGGCAGTCCAGCCCTCTTCTGCTGGAGTCGGGGGATGATGAGGAAATGGAAGAATTGAAAAGATCCTCTAGCTGTAAAGAGCAAGAAACTGCTAAAGAACAAGATGAATCATTCCATAAAAGTGATAAGGGTGAGAAAAAACATCGAACACCTTGGgggaaaatgaaaaacatcattCATACAAGGAAAGATagtgaaaaaaagaaacacaggAAAGGTGGGCGAGAAAGTGATTCATTTGGATTTGAAGAAGTTTCAGAGACAGATTTGGAAGTGTATGAGGATTTGAAATATGTGCATGAAGTATTGTTAGAGGGACCAGTTAGCCGGTCAACTCCGAAAATGTCACCAGTTGTGTTTCGGGAAAAGCATCGAGATAAAAGCCCTAGTAGTTCACCGCCAGGCAGCCAGCGAGGACGCCAGCGACCGAAGGAATCGGCCAAATATGTGCCAGTAACAGCATCAGGAAGCATTGATGTGTCCGCATTGTTAG GTGGGGTGTCAGACGAGTTTACACGCAAACTCCAGGCCTGGGAGGAACTGAAAGGCAAGCGGTCATCCACACTCTTTAAAG ACCCGTCTCCGGAGTTATCAGAGAGCGTGTCCTACGAAAGTGCTGGAGGTGTGTCACCAGAGTTTCTTAAGAAACTCGAGGAATGGGAACGACTCAAGGCCATCAGAG AAACTGGAGTGGTTGAGAAGAAGCGAGACAGTCAGATAGAGCAGGAGCATGAGACGGAGAGCTCATCAGACGAGGCAGAGGAGGTGACAACCCCGCCCGGGACTGCCAGACCCTCCATCAACGTTCAGGAGATGCAACGCAAACTCACTGACAGCTTTTCCCGCAAAATGGAGGAATGGGAGAGGCAGAAGTACCGACGAACAACAAGCACCCCAAGCGACGTCAAGGACATTcaaccacacaaacccagcttCAAGGAAAGGCCGAAGAGTAAGAAAACTAAGGAAGAAAAAGAACGGGAAAAACTGGAGAAATTGCGTGAACGGGAAATTCTAAGGGTAGAAAGAGAAGAACAAAAGTTAGAGAAGGAAAGGATAAGGATTGAAAAGGAAAGAATGAAGGCTCTTGAACGAGAGGCCAAGATAGAGAAGATGAAAGGTCGTCTTTCGCAGCCGGATATGGAGGCAAAGCTGAAAAACCCAGTCCTAGGTCCACTAACAGAGTATAAGGTAACTGCAGACTTTGCACGGAAATTGCACGAGTGGGAGGTGATGAAGGGCAAGGACATCTCCACGGCCATGTACCTGGAGGCCCAGAAGAGAAGTCTGCAGTTCACCCAGGAGTACCAGAATGCATAccaaatattaaacaacacGCCTGAGGTAGCCCATGACAGGCCAATAACAACTGACACAGATGATGGGCAGATGCGGAAAACCAGCAGTGAGTCAGAGGACATGTTCCTCATGGATGAGCCTGATGGGGGCCTACCCAGAGATCGGAGGAAGCCCCCTCCACTGACCCTCATTCCATGTGGGGAGTCCCCGGAACATTCCCCTGGGGCTCCTGTGTCAGATGACAGCTCAATGGATGATCGTAGTACAGAGACCATGGAGAGCATGACGCAGCACAACATCATAAG CCTGGAGAAGGCAAACAAGCAGCTTCTGGAGGAGTTACGGCGACGCGAGATCGAGTATAACAGCCTGCAGGACGAGGTCCGCATACTCAACGACCAGCTCATCAACTTCCGCAATGAACATGTCCTGGAGCTAG atatcTCAACAAATCAGGAAGATATTATGACAAAAACTCAAAACATGTCCGAGATCTTCTCTCCTATCTCTCTTG ACATGTACAAGAAGCAGCTGGTCGATACGCATGGTGTGGGTGACCTGTCGTTTGACACACGTCACATGACCCAGACGCTCGAGCACCTCGAGGATAAGATTGGGGAGATCAAGAAGTTTGGGGAACAACTCGCCATGTCCATGGAGGGCGCTGCT GTTGGTAAGTTCCAGACAGTTGAGGGAGAGGAGAGCATCAACACCCGGCTGGTCGACCTCCTTGATAAGATGAGGCTGCTCCTAGGACAGGCCACACTCACAGGGGGAAACACACTTG AAGAGGTGTCTAAGAAATCTTCCGCCCTGCACCACTTTGAGAAGCTGTACAGCCAAGCGATGCAGCTGCAGATGCAGATGAACAACCTGCGCCTCTCCCAACTGGAGAGAAACAAGGAGATCATGAACATGAAGAGGCACCTCCTGCTCCAG GAGGCCAACAACCTGCTTCTCCAGGCTGATGTGACACGTCGGGAGGCGGAGCTCCTCTACTACAAGGAGTACTCACAGAAAAGGGTCCCTATAAAACGCTGGAACACGTACAGTGGCAACGAGGACAGGGCACGAGCAGGG TTTCCGATGCAAGATCAGAAGCACAGTATTTTCCAGAGAGTTCAGCGCCTACGCAGTGTTCGACCCACAATACCTAGCACCACAGATAGTGACAGTGATGTGCCAACCAAAACACCACCTCGTAGAGAATCTCCAAGAATTCGAAAGAGAGAATCTCCAAAAACCCGCAAAAAAGACTCGCCAAAGACACGTAAACGAGATTCTCCTTCTTTAAAACGAAGAGAATCACCTCAGTTGAGGAAGAAAGACTCCTTAATAGCGCAACAGCCTATTCCAGAAAGTAGAATGCCAGAAAGAAGTGTGGAAAGAAGTGAAGAACATATAACTACTCTTAGTAATGTGTTATCAACCAAAAAACATAAAAGGGAACAAAAGGTTTTAACTGTAACATTACCAACAGCTAAAGTTGTGCTACCCAAATACTCTCCACTTGAAGTTATTACTGTAAAGAAATCTTTAGTGAAGAAAACAAGTATACCAACTGTTAAGGAGAAAGAAACATTGGACACATCTAGTGACAGTAGTGAGAAAAAGGTGCAAACCTCAAAAGGAACAGAACCTAAATTCCCTGAACTGCTTATTCCAGCGTGGAAAAAGCAATCACAGGGGGGAAAACAGTTGCAGAGAGTGCCACATATAGATTCAGATGAGGCATTTGAATCTGATGGTGAAGTGTTTATTCCAGAGAGACAAGTCTTACAAGAAACCGAGATTGTGCCGGATAAATCTAGGCCAGATGAAAGAATGGCAAGACTTCTAGTGGATAGGAGTCTTGATTCTAGTGAAACTAGTGAGGACACATTGAAGTTTACAACCCCAGAGCCAAGCCCTGCCATAAAACTGGAGCCTCCAATGTTTCCAGTTGATGTTCAGGTGTTACATAGACCTCCTCAAGATCCAATAGAGACTGCCTCAGACCCAGGACAGAGTCGACCTCACTCGATGATAAAAGTTTCCATCGAAACGCATGGAACTCCGCTATTGCTACGGAAACCACCAACGGGGTACCAGTTACGCGGACGTGGGCAAATCTCCAGACATCATGTTTCTGCCATTCCAACCAAACAAATTAAACCAGCTCAAGAACTTTTGGATGAAAGCCAAAGATATCGTAGTGGTCATTCCATTTATCTTACAAGGATCTTAAAACGATACCCAATGAAAATTGAATGTAGAAGTCGAATTATGGATGAAACAAAACGTGTTagtgaaaaagaaaatatttcatctggATATGTGAAAGCTATGGTTAAACAATTATCAAGGGAGGGAACCCCAGATTCTAGAGGCTCACCAAAAGTTACCCCAAGAGGTTTACCAACTTCAGGAACTGAATCTCCCAAATCTGAATTTGTGTCACATATAGTCAGAAAACTGTCAACACCATCTGAGGCAAGTGTTGAGAGAAGTGTCCTGTTAAAGGATTTGACTAATGGTGGTCAGGTTCAGAAACTTAAGCAAGCTTATGCTGTAAACCTTGAAGGATTACATGAAAGAAGGTACTCAGAGACTCTTGTTGTACACAAAAAAGGTTCACCAGATTCACAGCCATatgaatcatcatcatcaacatcatccaCATTGACATTTCCTCACCTTGGTTCCAAAACTGACACACCTGATAAGGGCAATGGGAGTGGTAGCTCGACAAGAGTTACCTACTCTTCCATGCCCATGCTCAGTCTCGAGGGAGAGGACCACGGTCGGGAGAGATCGGCCACCACATCGTCATCCTCCACTCGGGGCAAATCTCACTCACCAATGGGCAGCCCGTCAACCCGACATCGTGTCCATGTGGCTGTCTCCCTGTCTCCGGGCAAGTCAAGGCGTATCATACACCCGACACTGTCCCCTGCCAGAATGAGACGATTAATAGACCCGTCCTCACCGGGGAGACGGAGGCGTGTACAAGAACCTTCACCAATAGAAATCCTTACTGAAGAACCAGGGGAGACAATGTTTGCTCAACAATTAAAACCTCAACAACTCTCACCACCACTCTCACCATCCATCATCGATGTCAGAAGACGTTCACCTAAGCTGAAACGCAAGGAAAAGGCGACACAAGGGACCATAGAGGTGTTATGTAGACAGTCTATGACGTTTGATTTAGGGGTTTCTATGCATGCTCAAGAGGAGATTGCAGCGGCGGCTCAAGGGGACGAAGGAAGATCTCACACATTACCCATAAGGCACTCAACTTCCTCCACAACGTCTGCTAGCTCACAGTCTGAATTGGAAGGGGCATCAGCAGGCATGTCAGGGGACAAGAAAAAATCACGACACAAAAAAATTATGGACTCTTCGTTCATACAGAAATCAAAAAAGTTCTTTAAAGTTTCGAA GCAAGGGCGCTGTCCATCTTTTGAATGTTGTGGCTCCGACAGAGAG ATGAAAACTATTCACAGACAAACTTAA